Proteins encoded together in one Chloroflexota bacterium window:
- a CDS encoding ABC transporter ATP-binding protein — MSLQAREEKLGKGYDPQVARRLWGFLKPYKHRFLTALILMLGASAASVAGPYFVKMAIDQGIAGHSRPALARAVLLYLGVAAILWLFTFLRVNIMARVGQAIIYDLRQQMFAHIQNLSLGFFNHYGVGRMISRLINDVGVLRQFLTWAVLAVVRDLFTLAGIVVVMLSMDWRLSLLTFTVLPLMALATARFRKLARENYRKVRAAISWVNAVLAENIHGVRVVQAFVREERNLQTFRDEVNRHNLEVNLQAAKVTSLFFPTIDFLGKVATAVVVYFGGAAVLGQHITAGVLVAFVLYIDRFFEPIRSLSQRYDQFQSTMAGGERIFALLDTSPEVHDAPDAIDLPPIRGDVDFDHVWFYYPDAPDVPVLEDIDLHVPAGQTLALVGETGAGKTTIVKLVSRFYDPTRGRVLVDGYDLRHVTQRSLRRQMGVVLQEPFLFSGSVRENIRFGRLDASDEEVEAAAQAVGAHDFIMRLPEGYETPVAEGGLMLSVGQRQLISFARALLADPRILILDEATSSVDTQTERLIQQALARLLQGRTAFVIAHRLSTIVHADQIAVVDQGRVVELGTHAELMAKNGLYARLYRMGFREME, encoded by the coding sequence ATGTCGTTGCAGGCACGCGAAGAAAAACTCGGCAAGGGCTACGACCCGCAGGTGGCGCGGCGGTTGTGGGGCTTCCTGAAGCCTTACAAACACCGCTTCCTCACCGCGCTGATTTTGATGTTGGGCGCGTCGGCGGCGAGCGTTGCCGGGCCCTATTTCGTCAAAATGGCCATCGACCAGGGCATTGCGGGGCATTCCCGCCCGGCCCTGGCGCGGGCTGTGCTGCTTTACCTCGGCGTGGCCGCCATTTTGTGGCTCTTCACCTTCCTGCGGGTCAACATCATGGCGCGCGTCGGGCAGGCCATCATCTACGACCTGCGCCAGCAAATGTTTGCCCACATCCAGAACCTTTCCCTTGGCTTCTTCAACCACTACGGCGTCGGGCGGATGATTTCGCGCCTCATCAACGACGTCGGCGTGCTGCGGCAATTCCTCACCTGGGCGGTGCTGGCCGTGGTGCGGGACTTGTTCACGCTGGCAGGCATCGTGGTGGTGATGCTGAGCATGGACTGGCGGCTCTCGCTGCTCACTTTTACCGTGCTGCCGCTGATGGCGCTGGCGACGGCGCGTTTCCGCAAACTGGCGCGGGAAAACTACCGCAAGGTGCGGGCGGCCATCAGTTGGGTGAACGCCGTGCTGGCCGAAAACATCCACGGCGTGCGGGTGGTGCAGGCTTTCGTGCGGGAAGAACGCAATTTGCAAACCTTCCGCGACGAGGTCAACCGGCACAACCTGGAAGTCAACCTGCAGGCGGCCAAAGTTACTTCGCTTTTCTTCCCCACGATTGACTTTTTGGGCAAAGTGGCCACGGCGGTGGTGGTCTATTTCGGCGGCGCGGCGGTGCTGGGGCAGCACATTACCGCCGGTGTATTGGTGGCTTTCGTGCTTTACATTGACCGCTTCTTCGAGCCGATTCGCTCCCTCAGCCAGCGGTACGACCAGTTCCAGTCCACCATGGCGGGCGGTGAGCGCATTTTCGCGCTGCTCGATACGTCCCCCGAAGTCCACGATGCCCCCGACGCCATCGACCTGCCGCCCATCCGCGGCGATGTAGATTTCGACCATGTCTGGTTTTATTACCCCGACGCCCCCGATGTGCCGGTGCTGGAAGACATTGACCTGCACGTCCCCGCCGGGCAAACGCTGGCGCTGGTAGGGGAAACCGGCGCGGGCAAGACCACCATCGTGAAACTGGTTTCCCGCTTTTACGACCCCACCCGCGGCCGCGTGCTGGTGGATGGCTACGACCTGCGGCACGTTACCCAGCGCAGTTTGCGCCGCCAGATGGGCGTGGTGCTGCAAGAGCCGTTTCTGTTTTCCGGCAGCGTGAGGGAAAACATCCGCTTTGGGCGGCTGGACGCCAGCGACGAGGAAGTGGAAGCCGCCGCCCAAGCCGTGGGCGCGCACGATTTCATCATGCGCCTGCCGGAAGGCTACGAAACGCCGGTGGCCGAGGGCGGCCTGATGCTTTCGGTGGGGCAGCGGCAGTTGATTTCCTTTGCCCGCGCGCTGCTCGCCGACCCCCGCATCCTCATTCTGGACGAAGCGACTTCCAGCGTCGATACCCAAACCGAGCGGCTGATTCAGCAGGCTCTGGCACGGCTACTGCAGGGACGCACCGCGTTTGTGATTGCCCACCGCCTTTCCACCATCGTCCACGCCGACCAGATCGCCGTGGTGGACCAGGGGCGGGTGGTGGAACTTGGCACCCACGCCGAATTGATGGCGAAAAACGGGCTGTATGCCCGCCTGTACCGCATGGGCTTTCGCGAGATGGAGTAA
- a CDS encoding ABC transporter substrate-binding protein → MPARAVPAAAPPELPAPPRRVVSLVPSVTESLFDLGLGKAVAGVTDYCIHPAEAVAGLPKVGGPKNPQLEAILALQPDLVIANREENTPAVVRALEAAGVPVWVTFPNTVAETVAFLRDLAALFRSPAAERRAEAIAQAVEAARRLPRRRWRYFVPIWEGETRGLRWWMTFNRHTYPHDLLALLGGENIFADRQRRYPLEADLGLAPERPAPGRDRRYPRVRLEEIVAGQPEVVLLPDEPCTYDARGREAMLALLAETPAGREGRVFLVDGTLLFWFGARLAKAVAVLVEVIGGVGLQDARPWP, encoded by the coding sequence ATGCCCGCCCGCGCCGTGCCTGCCGCTGCCCCGCCCGAGCTGCCCGCCCCGCCGCGGCGGGTGGTTTCGTTAGTGCCTTCCGTCACCGAAAGCCTGTTCGACCTCGGCCTGGGGAAAGCCGTCGCGGGCGTGACCGATTACTGTATCCATCCGGCAGAAGCGGTGGCCGGGCTGCCGAAGGTCGGCGGCCCGAAAAACCCCCAACTGGAAGCTATCCTGGCGCTGCAGCCCGACCTGGTGATTGCCAACCGCGAAGAAAACACGCCCGCCGTGGTGCGCGCGCTGGAAGCCGCGGGCGTGCCGGTATGGGTGACGTTTCCCAACACCGTGGCCGAAACGGTGGCCTTTTTGCGAGACCTCGCGGCGCTCTTCCGCAGCCCTGCGGCGGAAAGGCGCGCCGAAGCGATAGCCCAGGCGGTGGAAGCCGCCCGCCGCTTGCCGCGCCGCCGCTGGCGCTATTTCGTGCCCATTTGGGAGGGCGAAACCCGCGGCCTGCGCTGGTGGATGACCTTCAACCGCCACACCTACCCCCACGACCTGCTGGCCCTGTTGGGCGGGGAAAACATCTTCGCCGACCGGCAGCGCCGCTACCCCCTGGAAGCCGACCTCGGCCTCGCGCCGGAACGCCCGGCCCCCGGCCGCGACCGCCGCTACCCGCGGGTGCGGCTGGAAGAAATCGTGGCGGGGCAGCCCGAGGTGGTGCTGCTGCCCGACGAGCCCTGTACGTATGATGCCCGCGGGCGCGAGGCAATGCTGGCCCTGCTGGCCGAAACCCCCGCAGGCCGTGAAGGGCGGGTTTTCCTGGTCGATGGCACGCTGCTGTTTTGGTTCGGCGCCCGCCTCGCGAAGGCCGTGGCAGTGTTGGTCGAAGTGATCGGCGGTGTTGGGCTGCAGGATGCCCGGCCCTGGCCGTAG